The following are encoded in a window of Butyrivibrio sp. AE3004 genomic DNA:
- a CDS encoding helix-turn-helix domain-containing protein: MDYALFQTILENILGIACEDVTDMSSSLEIFEKKNCFSSHLQPMFTKDALHYLLNASNPDTIYEIIDSIGVCACFFEFTNHRFILGPYVKDEYSDIKTETILAQYNEPSSKSIPLKLYYTGFPICYTDQLTKIINNCIVSFAPEITEYSYRRLSGFIQDETETFDAQEYKEKNYSEIYKRYDSEKRFLSMIKNGDTENLLSAFSAMKSGNPLTAFPKETMSYYASGSGIAILRALSRKAAEESGLSVITIDTITQKYIQLSTKAANRDLQTKYLTDMIKELTEAVHDYRLSTGGHSPAIQKALEYISLNLSEKISSEDIAREANISVSYLLKIFKEEIGDTVTGYIAKKRCQKAAELLRESSLPIQEISSFVGYPDNNYFVKVFKRIYSVSPSVYRSRKD; the protein is encoded by the coding sequence ATGGATTACGCTTTGTTTCAAACAATTCTTGAAAATATATTGGGCATCGCCTGTGAAGATGTTACAGACATGTCCTCTTCACTTGAAATTTTCGAGAAAAAAAATTGCTTTAGCAGCCATCTTCAACCCATGTTTACAAAAGATGCCCTTCATTACCTCTTAAACGCATCAAATCCGGATACCATATACGAGATCATTGATTCCATCGGTGTCTGCGCTTGCTTTTTTGAATTCACAAATCATAGATTCATTCTCGGTCCCTACGTGAAAGATGAGTATTCTGATATTAAAACAGAAACTATTTTGGCTCAGTATAATGAACCTTCCTCCAAATCAATACCATTAAAACTGTACTATACAGGATTTCCGATCTGTTATACCGATCAGCTCACAAAAATCATAAATAACTGTATTGTCTCTTTTGCTCCGGAAATAACAGAATACTCATACAGACGTTTATCGGGTTTTATTCAGGACGAAACTGAAACTTTTGACGCTCAGGAATACAAAGAAAAGAACTATAGTGAGATTTATAAAAGATACGATTCTGAAAAAAGATTTCTTTCAATGATAAAAAATGGCGATACGGAAAATCTGCTATCTGCTTTTAGTGCCATGAAATCAGGTAATCCACTGACTGCGTTTCCAAAAGAGACTATGTCTTACTATGCTTCCGGATCCGGAATTGCCATTCTTCGCGCACTTTCCAGAAAAGCCGCTGAAGAATCCGGGCTTTCTGTTATCACGATCGATACCATAACACAAAAATATATTCAGCTCAGCACAAAAGCAGCAAACCGCGACCTTCAGACAAAATATCTTACGGATATGATAAAAGAGCTAACTGAAGCCGTTCATGACTATCGTTTATCTACAGGAGGACACTCTCCGGCGATACAAAAAGCCCTTGAATACATCAGTCTTAATCTCAGCGAAAAGATATCATCGGAAGATATTGCAAGAGAAGCAAACATCTCTGTTTCATATCTTCTTAAAATCTTTAAAGAAGAAATCGGAGATACTGTTACAGGATACATTGCCAAAAAAAGATGTCAAAAAGCCGCTGAGCTCCTTAGAGAGTCATCACTCCCAATTCAGGAAATCAGCAGCTTTGTAGGCTACCCAGACAACAACTATTTTGTCAAAGTTTTTAAAAGAATCTATTCTGTTTCCCCTTCTGTATACAGAAGCAGGAAGGACTAA
- a CDS encoding diacylglycerol/polyprenol kinase family protein: MVILFDVLNGLKYFLIYMFSVAALLFGVNRIVKLPKELFRKLFHFVAFSSVIVMIYAAQEWTAAAIIPIVVILMMYPGMLISSKNEKFTALMSERRPGELKSSLLQLFGTMSLIIILSWGIIGRKELAVAAILMWGFGDAAAALIGKRFGKHKVLRFKRVDHKKSWEGTAAMSFIAFIFGIASLLIVGNVPLEICIPAVMVAAPLAAITELVTKNGYDTVTVPVVSTLSIYVMYIVMGVA, from the coding sequence ATGGTGATATTATTTGATGTTTTAAACGGACTAAAGTACTTTCTGATTTATATGTTTTCTGTTGCTGCATTGCTTTTTGGGGTCAATCGAATTGTAAAATTACCCAAAGAACTGTTTAGGAAGCTTTTTCATTTCGTGGCATTCTCATCAGTTATAGTGATGATCTATGCAGCACAGGAATGGACTGCGGCTGCTATCATTCCAATCGTAGTGATACTGATGATGTATCCGGGGATGCTTATATCAAGTAAGAATGAAAAATTCACAGCGTTGATGTCTGAGAGACGGCCCGGGGAGCTTAAATCAAGTCTTCTTCAGCTATTTGGAACTATGTCACTGATCATTATTCTCAGTTGGGGAATTATTGGAAGAAAAGAGCTTGCAGTAGCAGCAATTCTCATGTGGGGATTCGGTGATGCAGCGGCAGCTCTTATTGGAAAAAGATTTGGAAAGCATAAGGTGCTGCGTTTTAAGCGCGTTGATCATAAAAAGAGCTGGGAGGGTACAGCAGCCATGTCTTTTATTGCCTTCATTTTTGGAATAGCAAGTCTTTTGATAGTTGGCAATGTTCCTCTTGAAATATGCATTCCTGCCGTTATGGTGGCAGCACCACTCGCGGCTATAACTGAGCTTGTAACGAAAAATGGTTATGATACTGTGACTGTTCCGGTGGTAAGCACTCTTTCAATATATGTAATGTATATTGTCATGGGAGTTGCTTAG
- a CDS encoding MATE family efflux transporter: MKDKQMKVYESDNLWASVLKMVIPALIAIMVMLIYNMADMIFVGQTGDTAQVAAVSVVSPIFNIIMAVAMLISGGGTVIISRDLGAKDVEHAKMVSSLCMWTAVILGFISGALIITFSKPLLIFLGATTDIEGYARNYMIILAMGAPFLLLTNMLGQVMRAEGAMKEGLLGNLMGTIINIILDPIFILVLGMGVTGAAIATVIGNVAATVYYGLYMKKKAVVLNMKPHYAFIKPIYILSVMALGLPNAVSTLLSGLSNSFANQLLAKYGSDSIAANAAAGRVNMIIVMILMGICMGAQPLLSYNYGAGNRKKLAGVMKILLILTSSVGIITTVLVVVLRNSIIALFLKDPAVAAISESILTVLMISSPFLGFFFLGTNFLQATGSAMKATFISALQKGLLLTPLLFLFECIFGFFGIRLAYVIADFGAVIISCIFMICEWKRIPGKNHNSSETDRRKTDDLRKTIASLS; this comes from the coding sequence ATGAAAGATAAACAGATGAAGGTTTATGAGAGTGATAATCTGTGGGCTTCAGTATTGAAGATGGTTATTCCGGCTCTTATCGCCATAATGGTCATGCTGATCTATAACATGGCTGATATGATATTTGTCGGTCAGACAGGAGACACAGCGCAGGTTGCTGCGGTGTCGGTGGTAAGTCCAATATTCAATATCATTATGGCTGTTGCCATGCTTATTTCAGGTGGCGGTACGGTAATTATTTCAAGGGATCTGGGAGCAAAGGATGTTGAACATGCAAAAATGGTTTCATCACTATGTATGTGGACTGCGGTTATTCTTGGATTTATTTCAGGAGCACTGATAATAACCTTTAGCAAACCGCTTCTCATTTTCCTGGGAGCTACTACAGATATTGAAGGATATGCAAGAAATTACATGATCATTCTTGCCATGGGAGCACCTTTCCTTCTTCTTACCAATATGCTTGGGCAGGTAATGAGAGCCGAAGGTGCAATGAAAGAAGGATTGCTGGGTAACCTAATGGGAACGATCATTAACATAATTCTTGACCCCATCTTCATACTTGTTTTGGGAATGGGAGTTACAGGTGCAGCTATAGCAACAGTAATCGGCAATGTGGCAGCAACAGTTTATTACGGATTGTACATGAAAAAGAAGGCAGTAGTTCTCAACATGAAGCCACATTACGCATTTATAAAACCGATATACATTCTTTCAGTTATGGCACTTGGACTTCCAAATGCAGTCAGCACACTGCTCTCCGGATTATCAAATTCTTTTGCCAATCAGCTTTTGGCAAAATATGGTTCGGACTCTATAGCAGCGAATGCCGCAGCCGGGAGAGTGAATATGATCATAGTAATGATACTCATGGGGATCTGCATGGGAGCGCAGCCGTTGCTTTCCTATAATTATGGTGCAGGTAACAGGAAAAAGCTTGCAGGAGTGATGAAAATACTATTGATCCTTACTTCATCAGTTGGCATCATTACCACGGTTTTAGTCGTAGTACTTAGAAACAGCATAATCGCACTGTTTTTGAAGGACCCGGCAGTTGCAGCAATTTCAGAGAGTATCCTGACAGTACTAATGATAAGTTCCCCATTTCTTGGTTTCTTTTTCCTCGGAACAAATTTCCTGCAGGCTACCGGTTCAGCCATGAAAGCTACGTTTATTTCAGCTTTACAAAAAGGATTGCTGCTTACACCGTTGCTTTTCCTTTTTGAGTGTATTTTTGGCTTCTTCGGAATAAGATTGGCTTATGTGATTGCAGATTTTGGAGCAGTAATCATCTCTTGCATTTTCATGATCTGCGAGTGGAAAAGAATACCGGGAAAGAACCATAATTCAAGTGAAACGGATAGAAGAAAAACTGATGATTTAAGAAAGACAATTGCAAGTTTATCATAA
- a CDS encoding TetR/AcrR family transcriptional regulator, with amino-acid sequence MSQKINKKEDGRIRYTKMRIRTAFHELIREMDYEKITVTAICNRAEINRATFYKYYLDVPDLIDKLQDETINELAEKLEFTTKNNTTEQFLVETLVFLRNNSDGHDNLISVTPSGASSFTDKISRLVYCKFSNFINPMIPAKSNIEKEVIFSYIAAGSAGVIDYWIKSGYKENEEAIAKKISLLASSTLKCL; translated from the coding sequence ATGTCACAGAAAATTAATAAAAAAGAAGACGGAAGAATACGATATACAAAAATGAGAATCAGAACTGCATTTCATGAGCTTATCCGTGAAATGGATTATGAAAAGATAACTGTTACTGCTATTTGCAATCGCGCTGAAATCAACAGGGCAACCTTTTATAAATACTACCTGGATGTTCCGGATCTCATAGATAAACTCCAGGACGAAACAATAAATGAGCTGGCAGAAAAACTGGAATTTACAACTAAAAACAACACAACTGAACAATTTCTTGTTGAGACCCTGGTCTTTTTAAGAAATAACAGCGATGGACATGACAATCTTATCTCAGTTACCCCATCAGGTGCTTCCTCTTTTACAGACAAGATTTCAAGGCTGGTATATTGCAAGTTTTCAAATTTTATCAATCCTATGATACCGGCAAAATCAAACATTGAAAAAGAAGTAATCTTTTCATACATCGCTGCAGGAAGCGCAGGCGTAATAGATTATTGGATCAAAAGCGGTTACAAAGAAAACGAGGAAGCAATTGCAAAGAAAATATCTTTGTTAGCTTCCTCAACACTTAAATGTCTGTAA
- a CDS encoding PAS domain-containing protein — protein MSMDQEKKIFVPTMTPEQMKEMHEKKGEIAASLIAIKGHPLETLTRENEVLSRLLENAKNGNTDLEKIREIVIHYAKKGDLIYPLLKEKYEIAGPSDLMWTTDDEIRDEISSLLKSDSSENDFDERLSVVLKRAGEMIYKENKILFPMCAVQFSEDDWKGIYQDSKDYDICLDIEPGIWEDGEKYRNDSSEGVDGARDEIVMAGGHMTVEQLTAMLNTIPMEISFVDADNINRYFNEGHKVFKRPSMAIDREVFSCHPPKIEIMVRSIIDDFRNGTRDKVPVWMNKGGRTMLVTYMAVRDKGGKYLGTLELVQDMEFVKEHFGLE, from the coding sequence ATGAGTATGGATCAGGAAAAGAAAATATTTGTTCCAACGATGACGCCTGAGCAGATGAAAGAGATGCATGAAAAGAAGGGTGAGATAGCGGCTTCTCTTATTGCTATAAAAGGGCATCCTTTAGAGACGCTTACAAGGGAGAACGAGGTTCTTTCCCGGCTTTTGGAGAATGCTAAAAATGGCAATACAGATCTGGAGAAGATAAGAGAAATCGTAATTCATTATGCAAAAAAGGGAGATCTTATCTATCCACTGTTAAAGGAAAAATATGAAATCGCCGGACCATCAGATCTCATGTGGACTACAGATGATGAAATAAGAGATGAGATATCTTCACTTCTTAAATCCGATTCTTCTGAAAATGATTTTGACGAAAGACTTTCAGTTGTTCTTAAGCGTGCCGGTGAAATGATTTATAAAGAAAACAAGATTCTTTTTCCTATGTGCGCAGTTCAGTTCTCTGAGGATGACTGGAAAGGGATTTATCAGGATTCCAAGGACTATGATATATGTCTGGATATAGAGCCGGGCATATGGGAAGATGGAGAGAAGTACAGAAATGACAGCAGCGAGGGAGTTGATGGAGCCAGGGATGAGATTGTCATGGCAGGCGGTCATATGACAGTAGAACAGCTGACAGCCATGCTCAATACTATCCCTATGGAGATCAGCTTTGTTGATGCTGATAACATAAACAGATATTTTAACGAGGGACACAAAGTATTCAAGCGCCCATCAATGGCAATTGACAGAGAAGTCTTTTCCTGCCATCCACCTAAGATTGAGATTATGGTCAGGTCAATAATTGATGATTTCAGAAATGGCACCCGTGATAAAGTTCCTGTATGGATGAATAAGGGCGGAAGAACAATGCTCGTAACATATATGGCAGTAAGAGACAAAGGCGGCAAATATCTGGGAACCCTTGAACTTGTCCAGGATATGGAATTTGTGAAAGAACATTTTGGTTTAGAGTGA
- a CDS encoding DUF1858 domain-containing protein, producing the protein MENIKVTKDMLIGNVISEYPAAYDALMEAGMHCLGCPSAQMESLKDACLVHELDPDEVVEKVNARIQMVSVKA; encoded by the coding sequence ATGGAAAATATAAAGGTAACAAAAGATATGCTGATTGGAAATGTGATTAGTGAGTACCCTGCTGCTTATGATGCTCTTATGGAAGCAGGGATGCACTGTCTTGGATGCCCGTCTGCACAGATGGAATCACTGAAAGATGCATGTCTTGTGCATGAGCTTGATCCGGACGAAGTAGTAGAGAAGGTCAATGCCAGAATTCAGATGGTATCGGTTAAAGCTTAA
- a CDS encoding Crp/Fnr family transcriptional regulator gives MNKEIDYQCIPLFENISPEDLQKLLMCIGSFKKDYQKGENIILEKDTVPYIGIVLYGNVHIIKEDIWGNRTLLAYIKEGELFGENFAVTKVQESSVSFTAATDTKVLFLAAKSIIHTCPNSCHFHAQISENMFHLLGLKSISFMNKLEIMGKTTIREKILAYLSMLSQQQESRYVETPLSRTELADYLSINRSAMARELSNMKADGLIDYDRNTFIIKD, from the coding sequence ATGAATAAAGAGATAGATTATCAGTGTATACCGTTATTTGAAAATATTTCACCCGAAGATTTGCAAAAACTATTGATGTGTATAGGCTCATTCAAAAAGGATTATCAGAAAGGTGAAAATATCATTTTAGAAAAGGATACTGTTCCTTATATAGGAATCGTATTATATGGCAATGTCCATATCATAAAAGAGGACATCTGGGGAAACAGAACTCTTCTTGCGTACATAAAAGAAGGCGAATTATTTGGAGAGAACTTTGCTGTGACCAAGGTGCAGGAATCATCTGTTTCGTTCACTGCTGCTACCGATACCAAGGTTCTTTTCCTTGCAGCCAAAAGCATAATCCACACATGTCCCAACTCATGCCACTTCCATGCACAAATATCAGAGAACATGTTCCATTTACTTGGCCTTAAAAGCATTTCTTTTATGAACAAACTTGAAATAATGGGAAAAACTACCATAAGAGAAAAGATTCTTGCATATCTGTCCATGCTCTCACAGCAGCAAGAAAGCCGCTATGTAGAAACACCCCTGTCACGGACGGAACTTGCGGATTATCTTTCGATAAACCGTAGCGCCATGGCAAGGGAGCTGTCAAATATGAAAGCCGATGGATTAATAGACTATGACAGAAATACATTTATTATAAAAGACTAA
- a CDS encoding MATE family efflux transporter: MKQIDFENGRTLTNIFRTALPMLVAQILNLLYNIVDRIYIARIPKVGTAALGAVGLCFPIVILITAFTNMYGSGGAPLFSIARGRGDKEEAKGIQNTSFFLILVTAVALTLFGELFGRPVLSVFGTSVDAMVYALPYLRIYLLGTVFSMVATGMNPFITAQGFSTIGMTTVIVGAAANIILDPIFIFFLHMGVEGAAAATIISQALSAAYVVKFLFGNRCEFRLKIMRLKEMKKSKNRAIKIITLGTAGFMTYFTNAVVQISCNSVLSHVGGDVYVAVMTIVNSARQMMETPIIAISEGTSPIISYNYGARKFDKIKKSIIIMFTLEMAYTICVWLVIRFAPETIIGIFTDDKTILKDAVPAFNLYFSTFVFMVFQYTGQIVFKSLGKKWHAIFFSLFRKVVIVVPLTYMLPYLFNMGTNGVFAAEPISNVVGGLACFLTMLVVVKKIIACS, translated from the coding sequence ATGAAACAGATAGATTTTGAGAATGGAAGAACATTAACAAATATTTTTAGGACAGCACTTCCGATGTTGGTGGCGCAGATATTGAATCTGCTTTACAACATTGTGGATAGAATTTATATAGCACGAATCCCCAAAGTGGGTACGGCTGCCTTGGGAGCCGTAGGTCTTTGTTTCCCAATCGTGATTTTGATCACAGCATTTACGAATATGTATGGAAGTGGCGGGGCACCTCTTTTTTCCATAGCAAGAGGGCGTGGTGATAAGGAAGAGGCTAAAGGAATTCAGAATACGTCCTTCTTTTTAATCCTTGTAACTGCAGTGGCTCTTACATTATTCGGAGAGCTTTTTGGCAGACCGGTACTTTCCGTATTTGGCACATCAGTCGATGCCATGGTTTATGCTCTGCCTTATTTGCGAATATATCTGCTTGGTACTGTTTTTTCCATGGTGGCCACGGGAATGAATCCATTTATCACCGCGCAGGGGTTTTCCACTATCGGAATGACCACAGTAATTGTGGGAGCAGCAGCTAATATTATTTTAGACCCGATTTTCATTTTCTTTCTTCATATGGGAGTGGAAGGTGCTGCAGCAGCCACTATTATTTCTCAGGCCTTGTCTGCAGCATATGTTGTGAAATTCCTATTTGGTAACAGATGTGAGTTCAGACTTAAAATCATGAGATTAAAGGAAATGAAGAAGTCTAAAAACAGGGCAATCAAAATCATTACCCTGGGTACCGCAGGCTTCATGACCTATTTTACTAATGCGGTGGTTCAGATTTCCTGTAATAGCGTGCTATCTCATGTAGGTGGAGATGTCTATGTGGCAGTCATGACCATAGTGAATTCCGCACGTCAGATGATGGAGACCCCAATTATTGCTATTTCCGAAGGAACTTCGCCAATCATCAGCTATAACTACGGAGCCCGAAAATTCGACAAGATAAAGAAGTCAATCATAATAATGTTTACATTGGAAATGGCCTATACAATTTGTGTTTGGCTGGTTATAAGATTTGCACCGGAGACGATCATTGGAATTTTTACAGATGACAAAACAATTCTTAAGGACGCGGTGCCGGCCTTTAACCTGTATTTCTCAACCTTTGTTTTCATGGTGTTTCAGTATACAGGACAGATTGTTTTTAAATCTTTGGGAAAGAAATGGCATGCAATTTTCTTCTCACTGTTTAGAAAAGTTGTGATTGTGGTACCGCTTACCTATATGCTTCCATATCTGTTTAATATGGGTACAAATGGTGTGTTTGCCGCCGAACCTATCAGTAATGTGGTAGGTGGTCTGGCTTGCTTCCTGACTATGCTTGTTGTTGTGAAAAAGATTATAGCGTGCTCTTAG
- a CDS encoding LysR family transcriptional regulator, with translation MDLKQMEYFKTIVDQGSINQAAKILHMSQPPLSMSIKKLEDELGALLLIRGNKHISLTEAGKIFYQRSCSILELADSTASEVSKAGSQRTFALGLTPSTIPVVSDMLARFSNTFPEVKYRIYDGSTLELSHLLDTDALDAAFLRTPFATGALKSIPIRKEPMVAAIPKALLTSSIKLKSRDYITLEELSTFPISIYRRYQQLLEDTMSAEGFTLNIFSLCDDTRTSLLWVRNKKAVAVYPLSLKDDSGEDFIILPIKCKSLETSILFVYPSENGKTSELVRDFLPFIS, from the coding sequence ATGGATTTAAAGCAGATGGAATACTTTAAGACAATTGTAGATCAGGGAAGTATTAATCAGGCTGCAAAGATTTTACACATGAGCCAGCCACCCCTTTCTATGTCTATAAAAAAACTGGAAGATGAACTTGGTGCGTTGCTACTGATTCGTGGTAACAAGCACATTTCCCTGACTGAAGCAGGAAAGATTTTTTATCAGCGCAGCTGCAGCATCCTTGAACTTGCAGATTCCACTGCATCCGAGGTTTCAAAGGCCGGTTCACAAAGAACCTTTGCCTTAGGGCTGACTCCATCCACCATCCCTGTAGTGTCTGATATGTTGGCCCGGTTTTCCAATACATTTCCCGAAGTAAAATATCGCATATACGATGGTTCTACTTTGGAGCTATCCCATCTGCTTGATACGGATGCTTTAGATGCTGCATTTCTTCGTACACCTTTTGCCACCGGTGCCCTAAAATCCATCCCCATAAGAAAAGAGCCCATGGTAGCTGCAATACCAAAGGCTCTGTTAACAAGCTCTATTAAATTAAAAAGCAGAGACTACATTACTTTAGAGGAATTGTCCACCTTCCCAATTTCCATTTACCGCCGCTACCAGCAGCTTTTGGAAGATACCATGAGTGCAGAGGGATTTACTTTAAATATTTTCAGTCTATGCGATGACACTCGTACCTCTCTTCTTTGGGTCAGAAATAAAAAGGCAGTAGCAGTGTATCCCCTTTCGTTAAAGGACGATTCCGGAGAAGATTTCATAATTCTTCCAATAAAATGCAAATCATTAGAAACTTCTATACTGTTTGTTTACCCATCAGAAAATGGTAAAACAAGTGAACTTGTCAGAGATTTCCTGCCTTTTATTTCCTGA
- a CDS encoding GH32 C-terminal domain-containing protein — translation MLAIIGPVVYIIIAFFMDPITLQNKGIVFDISKWTLTAYERVMTNPQIWTGFGNAVLYSVLFSVISVFITLLDRYSMELFINDGEQVMSMGVFTDIKADGISFKTNGELAMDVIMHELRKNDAKI, via the coding sequence GTGCTCGCAATAATCGGACCGGTTGTTTATATCATTATTGCATTTTTTATGGATCCCATTACCTTGCAGAACAAAGGAATAGTCTTTGATATCAGCAAATGGACGCTGACAGCTTATGAGAGAGTAATGACAAATCCGCAGATATGGACAGGATTTGGTAATGCAGTTCTTTATTCAGTGTTATTTAGTGTGATATCGGTATTTATCACTTTGCTTGACAGATACAGCATGGAGCTTTTTATAAATGACGGAGAGCAGGTCATGTCCATGGGTGTTTTCACTGATATAAAGGCTGATGGAATAAGCTTTAAGACAAATGGAGAGCTTGCTATGGATGTTATCATGCATGAGTTGAGGAAAAATGATGCAAAGATATGA
- a CDS encoding LysM peptidoglycan-binding domain-containing protein, producing the protein MKRKVLSFLMAMVVSTLLVAPTKMIASAETDSSGSTYVVQKGDFLEKIAQEQLGDSKRWKEIYELNKDKIKNPSIIRAGMELRLTAEEETADTEEKSEEVSAQEDNTKEEKVEEKQDDKEEAKEEKVEEKQDDKEEAKEEKVEEKQDDKEEAKEEKVEEKKDDKEEAKDEKVEEKKDDKEEAKDEKVEEKKDDKEEAKDEKVEEKKDDKEEAKDEKVEEKKDDKEEAKDEKVEEKKDDKEAKDEKVEEEESEEDAEAEETDEAEEKEEPELEYWAADSPVAAAIVEYVEDVTDENSEHFIPVEDRIAVSDMDGTLIGELYPSYFEYMMFINRALYDDTYEAPEDMKEFAKALEKGIYTGDMPEEFETKHAKYAGQSYAGMTPDELKEYTKKFMDTEADGFKNLKKGEAIYKPMVSMIEYLVENDFQVYIVSGSDRTVCRAIIKDNLPIPENRIIGMSYTMVAKGQGDTDGLEYVYSKDDEVILGGDLIIKTIKMNKVSEIAQEIGKVPVLSFGNSSGDISMAQYVTDNDKYESRAFMVLCDDLEREHGNMETADKMRKTCLERGFMPISMRDDFGTIYGDDVEVEPYDDYEELENAG; encoded by the coding sequence ATGAAGAGAAAAGTATTATCTTTTTTAATGGCAATGGTTGTTTCAACATTGCTGGTTGCACCTACTAAAATGATCGCGAGTGCAGAAACTGACAGTTCAGGATCTACCTATGTTGTTCAAAAGGGTGATTTTTTGGAGAAAATTGCTCAGGAACAGCTTGGTGACAGCAAAAGATGGAAAGAAATTTACGAGCTGAATAAGGATAAGATAAAAAATCCCAGTATAATCAGGGCGGGAATGGAGCTGCGGCTTACAGCAGAAGAGGAAACCGCTGATACAGAAGAAAAATCAGAAGAAGTCAGTGCCCAGGAAGACAATACGAAGGAAGAGAAAGTAGAAGAAAAGCAAGACGATAAAGAAGAAGCCAAGGAAGAGAAAGTAGAAGAAAAGCAAGACGATAAAGAAGAAGCCAAGGAAGAGAAAGTAGAAGAAAAGCAAGACGATAAAGAAGAAGCCAAGGAAGAGAAGGTAGAAGAGAAGAAAGACGATAAGGAAGAGGCTAAGGACGAGAAGGTAGAAGAGAAGAAAGACGATAAGGAAGAGGCCAAGGACGAGAAGGTAGAAGAAAAGAAAGACGATAAGGAAGAGGCTAAGGACGAGAAGGTAGAAGAGAAGAAAGACGATAAGGAAGAGGCCAAGGACGAGAAGGTAGAAGAGAAGAAAGACGATAAGGAAGAGGCCAAGGACGAGAAGGTAGAAGAGAAGAAAGACGATAAAGAAGCCAAGGATGAAAAAGTAGAAGAGGAAGAATCTGAAGAAGATGCTGAGGCAGAAGAAACAGACGAGGCAGAAGAAAAGGAAGAACCTGAACTGGAATACTGGGCAGCGGATTCACCCGTGGCAGCTGCAATCGTTGAGTATGTTGAGGATGTTACCGACGAGAATTCTGAACACTTCATTCCTGTTGAGGATAGAATAGCTGTTTCTGATATGGATGGAACTCTTATCGGAGAATTATATCCGTCATATTTTGAGTATATGATGTTCATTAACAGAGCACTTTACGATGACACTTATGAAGCTCCGGAGGACATGAAAGAGTTTGCTAAGGCCCTTGAGAAGGGTATTTACACCGGTGATATGCCTGAGGAATTTGAAACCAAGCATGCAAAATACGCAGGTCAGTCCTATGCCGGAATGACACCGGATGAGCTTAAAGAATATACTAAAAAGTTCATGGATACAGAGGCTGACGGATTTAAAAACCTTAAAAAAGGAGAAGCTATTTATAAGCCAATGGTATCAATGATTGAATACCTGGTTGAAAATGATTTCCAAGTCTATATAGTCAGCGGTTCCGACAGAACAGTTTGCAGAGCTATTATAAAGGATAACCTTCCGATTCCTGAAAACAGAATAATCGGTATGAGCTACACCATGGTAGCAAAAGGTCAGGGAGATACTGATGGTCTTGAATATGTTTACTCTAAGGATGATGAAGTGATTCTTGGCGGAGACCTTATCATCAAGACTATTAAGATGAACAAGGTTAGTGAAATTGCACAGGAGATAGGAAAAGTGCCTGTGCTTTCATTCGGAAACAGCTCCGGTGATATTTCCATGGCTCAGTATGTAACCGACAATGATAAGTATGAGTCAAGAGCATTCATGGTTTTGTGTGATGACCTTGAGCGTGAGCATGGAAACATGGAAACAGCAGACAAAATGAGGAAGACATGTCTTGAGCGTGGATTTATGCCTATTTCCATGAGAGATGATTTTGGAACAATTTATGGCGATGACGTTGAGGTGGAGCCTTATGATGATTATGAGGAGCTAGAGAACGCCGGCTGA